In Porphyrobacter sp. LM 6, one DNA window encodes the following:
- a CDS encoding NADP-dependent malic enzyme — MAEENKGGFTTREALFYHETIRPGKLEIVATKPMTSQRDLSLAYSPGVAAPVEAIAADPALAARYTAKGNLVAVISNGTAILGLGNLGALASKPVMEGKAVLFKRFADVDSIDIELATEDPEAFINAVALMEPTFGGINLEDIKAPECFIIEQALRERMKIPVMHDDQHGTAIIAAAGLINACHLTGRDLKDVRMVVNGAGASALACTALIKAMGVRHENVIVCDRTGPIYPGRADVDQWKSAHAVPTEARSLEEALVGADIFLGLSAAGALKPEWVRKMANKPIIFAMANPVPEIMPDEAKAVRPDAIIATGRSDFPNQVNNVLGFPFIFRGALDVQATTINEEMKIAAAQAIAELARQQVPEEVASAYGKNHKFGTNYIIPAPFDPRLIEVVSSAVAKAAMDSGVARARIEDFDAYRLQLRSRLNPTTSVLSGVYEVAQANPKRMVFAEAEEEVVLRAAIQFRDFGYGTPILVGRTKAVLDKLHQLSVGDPGSFEIQNSADSEHVPAMVSYLYKRLQRRGFTERDVRRMVNQDRNVFASLLVALGHGDGMITGMTRTFAQTVREVNLVLDPKEGALPFGIHMMIGKNHTTFLADTTINERPDAEALAHIAKETAAVARRMGHEPRVAFLSYSTFGNPSGQWLGSIREAVAILDREDPGFEYEGEMAPDAALNPKVMALYPFSRLSGPANVLIMPGLQSANLSAKLLRELGSNATIGPMLIGMEKPVQIVPMTAAVPDVLTLAVLAGAGVVG; from the coding sequence ATGGCCGAAGAGAACAAGGGCGGCTTCACCACGCGTGAGGCGCTGTTCTATCACGAGACGATCCGCCCGGGGAAACTGGAGATCGTCGCCACCAAGCCGATGACCTCGCAGCGCGATCTCAGCCTGGCCTATTCGCCCGGTGTGGCGGCTCCGGTTGAAGCGATCGCTGCGGACCCCGCGCTTGCGGCGCGCTATACCGCCAAGGGCAATCTGGTTGCGGTGATTTCCAACGGCACCGCGATCCTCGGCCTCGGCAATCTTGGCGCGCTTGCGTCCAAGCCGGTGATGGAAGGCAAGGCGGTGCTGTTCAAGCGCTTCGCCGACGTGGATTCGATCGATATCGAGCTGGCGACCGAGGATCCCGAAGCCTTCATCAACGCTGTTGCCCTGATGGAGCCGACCTTCGGCGGCATCAATCTCGAAGACATCAAGGCGCCCGAGTGCTTCATCATCGAGCAGGCTCTTCGCGAACGCATGAAGATCCCGGTGATGCATGATGACCAGCACGGCACCGCGATCATCGCGGCGGCCGGTCTGATCAACGCCTGCCACCTGACCGGACGCGACCTCAAGGATGTTCGCATGGTGGTGAACGGCGCGGGGGCATCCGCGCTGGCGTGCACTGCTCTGATCAAGGCGATGGGCGTGCGGCACGAAAACGTGATCGTGTGCGATCGTACCGGCCCGATCTATCCGGGCCGCGCGGATGTGGACCAGTGGAAGAGCGCGCACGCCGTGCCGACCGAGGCGCGCAGCCTTGAAGAAGCGCTGGTGGGTGCGGACATCTTCCTCGGCCTGTCTGCGGCGGGCGCGCTGAAGCCCGAATGGGTTCGCAAGATGGCGAACAAGCCGATCATCTTCGCGATGGCCAACCCGGTGCCGGAAATCATGCCTGACGAAGCCAAGGCCGTTCGCCCCGATGCGATCATCGCCACCGGGCGCAGCGATTTCCCCAACCAGGTCAACAACGTGCTGGGCTTCCCCTTCATCTTCCGCGGCGCGCTGGATGTGCAGGCGACGACCATCAACGAGGAAATGAAGATTGCCGCAGCGCAGGCGATCGCCGAGCTGGCGCGCCAGCAGGTGCCCGAGGAAGTCGCCAGCGCCTATGGCAAGAATCACAAGTTCGGCACCAATTACATCATCCCTGCCCCCTTCGATCCGCGCCTGATCGAGGTCGTTTCCTCGGCCGTTGCCAAGGCTGCGATGGATTCGGGCGTGGCGCGCGCGCGCATCGAGGATTTCGATGCCTACCGGCTCCAGCTGCGTTCGCGCCTCAACCCGACCACTTCGGTGCTGAGCGGGGTCTACGAAGTGGCGCAGGCCAATCCCAAGCGGATGGTGTTCGCCGAGGCCGAGGAAGAAGTGGTGCTGCGCGCCGCGATCCAGTTCCGCGATTTCGGCTATGGCACACCCATTCTGGTCGGCCGCACCAAGGCGGTGCTCGACAAGCTGCACCAGCTTTCGGTGGGTGACCCAGGCAGCTTCGAGATCCAGAACTCGGCTGACAGCGAACACGTGCCGGCCATGGTGAGCTACCTTTACAAGCGGCTCCAGCGGCGCGGGTTCACCGAGCGCGATGTGCGGCGCATGGTCAATCAGGACCGCAACGTCTTCGCCTCGCTGCTGGTCGCGCTCGGCCACGGTGATGGCATGATCACCGGCATGACCCGCACCTTCGCGCAGACCGTGCGCGAGGTGAACCTGGTGCTCGATCCCAAGGAAGGCGCGCTGCCGTTCGGCATCCACATGATGATCGGCAAGAACCATACGACGTTCCTCGCCGATACCACCATCAACGAACGGCCCGATGCCGAGGCGCTGGCTCACATCGCCAAGGAAACCGCTGCGGTCGCGCGGCGCATGGGGCATGAACCGCGGGTGGCGTTCCTGTCCTATTCGACCTTCGGCAATCCGTCGGGCCAGTGGCTTGGCAGTATCCGCGAGGCGGTGGCGATCCTCGACCGCGAGGATCCGGGCTTCGAATATGAAGGCGAAATGGCGCCCGATGCTGCGCTCAATCCCAAGGTCATGGCGCTCTATCCGTTCAGCCGCCTATCCGGCCCGGCCAATGTGCTGATCATGCCGGGACTGCAATCAGCCAACCTCTCGGCAAAGCTGCTGCGCGAACTCGGCAGCAACGCGACTATCGGTCCGATGCTGATCGGCATGGAAAAGCCGGTGCAGATCGTGCCGATGACAGCGGCGGTGCCCGATGTGCTTACGCTTGCGGTGCTGGCCGGCGCGGGGGTCGTGGGGTGA